One segment of Plasmodium vivax chromosome 14, whole genome shotgun sequence DNA contains the following:
- a CDS encoding hypothetical protein, conserved (encoded by transcript PVX_123225A) — protein sequence MSDASTCPLNDFFDIDEENNLDELKKGDAEIYEGTFLSYIYNQFAFCCTNFFDELEKKKKKKNITLKKTFLDDYKNKKDVSQFQVFDKILKKSADLAKEVPLDSKYFNPHADWCECAHEVDIELTSEEVEFCIFNFFLKMYRSESRDKDLLLSIILECLYSRKNFKKEFYAQKAKLKFLKEIKNIEISSFKESLNELINTIENTNFVQINSDQMTSDKFHFKLYVTIQIKYTYGVYIFNCDEIYDIVVIDCNTLNNNMPKMMSFCSLRKFISFLSSVYSTNFSDENVHHSFPIVVYESKECYALSHNHLPLKETVFNNRRGNLQKKDILNDQGGDDLDGEQSEEESHGVES from the exons atgtcggACGCGTCAACTTGCCCACTTAACGACTTCTTCGACATCGATGAAGAAAACAACTTggatgaattaaaaaagggagacgCAGAAATATACGAGGGAACGTTTTTATCGTACATTTATAACCAATTTGCGTTCTGTTGCACGAATTTTTTCGAcgagttggaaaaaaaaaaaaaaaaaaaaaacattacatTGAAGAAAACCTTCTTGGATGACTataagaacaaaaaggaTGTTAGCCAATTCCAGGTCTTTGATAAAATCCTCAAAAAAAGTGCAGACTTAGCTAAGGAGGTGCCACTGGATTCGAAGTATTTTAACCCCCAC GCAGACTGGTGTGAGTGCGCCCATGAAGTAGACATTGAACTGACGAGCGAAGAAGTGgagttttgcatttttaacttttttttaaaaatgtacagaTCGGAATCAAGAGACAAAGATTTACTTCTATCCATCATACTGGAATGTCTGTACAGCaggaaaaatttcaaaaaggaGTTTTACGCTCAGAAagcaaaattgaaatttttaaaagaaataaaaaatatagaaataaGCAGCTTCAAGGAATCATTAAATGAATTGATTAACACAATTGAAAATAccaattttgttcaaattaATTCAGACCAAATGACGAGTGATAAATTTCACTTCAAATTGTACGTCACCATCCAAATTAAATATACCTATGgagtttacatttttaattgcgATGAGATTTACGACATCGTTGTTATTGATTGTAATactttaaataataatatgccCAAAATGATGAGCTTTTGCTCCTTGAGGAAATTTATATCCTTCCTGAGCAGCGTTTATTCCACCAATTTTTCTGATGAAAATGTGCATCACTCATTTCCAATCGTCGTGTACGAGTCCAAGGAGTGCTACGCACTGTCGCATAATCACCTCCCCCTTAAGGAGACGGTCTTCAATAACAGAAGGGGCAATTTACAGAAAAAGGACATTTTGAATGACCAAGGGGGGGACGATCTGGACGGGGAGCAAAGCGAAGAGGAGTCGCATGGCGTTGAATCATAG